The Tenebrio molitor chromosome 5, icTenMoli1.1, whole genome shotgun sequence genome has a segment encoding these proteins:
- the LOC138130927 gene encoding uncharacterized protein isoform X1: MNEEFTPRYEATDFGKDYEYLIPAYYSLVFSLNDEIVDFKMSTNNKDMGDFDDVVMEIELKNGEQHVFALQLKHIVRPIAQIHLVTNNKKFSLKKYSKEFKEVKTNYNKSSSYNAPFQNFHFILFSNSVLEKHEEIGENWMRLEPIADGNKVNSDLLIRQFDDYFEKKFLNLGETDNGINFKLKCVQNDSPDKEFFQQFSFYTRQKHAKELEALIADTILKTFKYCSTSVVINYLKYFDQWCRREYGCLKLNKTDVRMKLAELLLTPHIQFPNLEELTTVPEEQSSLVLELFGIFDMIPFEKPPDIVLNKIWTIILEHCRTIYLCYKSTIFFDLNRDLLKKNVELPLSAFSEKFDQIALKRFYVMLWHIGLVPLIVKIVKDTPEHEHILQAVKLCKNKLNTKKFILIDNYNFEGINDWKIFRNLTDLTSFTNIYDFIIEQLSISLQGRESIFLNQFVKIDKRLSESITMEEIILMLDGNFVVGSDGKKNFPKYYTTRQVPKVLLSTKIFEEVDDLFVVSYSETTENVDTQFNINVIDVNKYLFLKQNENVSNYNPKQFKMSYLQKIQQNNEDINDKFLILARGGCTEEQFEKISSRNPLKNCHYVRFLDKEKVEWIESRGGIQKIQKYRLDSEEFKSDDFVKDVDVLTHFSNKINLICSEPGMGKSVMMQFLKMQYSSEFWVLSINLGEHSEFFKQKHNVKEILEHFLQIESVNSFVRKTAEIYFSKKQIIFLWDGFDELPGVCADSVIDSVKNLASEGYSQWLSARSDLRGNLESAFTTLNLSLTQFSQQDQRYYILKHLEEKYDPIKSIHIATKMSENISAYLNCGYFDYTGIPLLIHMFVEIYLRTPEDQMNDVLIITLTDMYDAFIRTRFNILFERAETDPENYYMRQIQEQYLDSQLPLYEIAAVKASFEEELFQSLNLNCDELMNEVEETEDSLGLIVRINDYGIPVFTHKTYEEFLTASWISKNYKDHLNLLVVLFQENHRNIRFMFDMILAKDSSVHLAILYRNLETLKLHEDQIKNCRDNAGRSALHLACSWGSTYPPVSVIENNVQEVSKISEKVIVCINSPITIYGQETSCFQIINFLLDHNCEVMEQDLLLGWNAFHYADRALFVGAINLLLKKVLIDREFLLNYNHIPTLLHYATFLCYDELFQLVDEIPYMEYELECKKINLLQIAAQSNNLHAVCRILKCTVYKNGLKTECEVASSTLNSAICHGNKEILSVLLENGAEVNGHENPPLVEAVIEDQMECFKKLLNVGANVDEFSDKGFSALIASARYNRKEFMKLLLKKGANINLTKMELTVVGFAVKHCPEMIPFLLEHNPDLNFQSETLGYTSLHVASELGSPDIIKYLLKHGADTRIKSKQLQTPLHIALAKGNRENALVLMEADPSVVDECCKLHQGYLCSPMSLAAKSNFPEIIQILCKLGADVNSAQCQLAPLHCASYYGVDACVLALIEAGASVNRLDANGSSSLHWSVKKPATLRLLLRNSADVNAKSKTGVTTLHLAANNGNIESAQELVKNGANLNAKDNKNRAPLYYCIQNGHYKVAKFLLDNGSTIEDGAELLCRAASSDFPDGISLLLERGVNVNAKEAKDGKTSLHCASIEGSNKCVKVLLDAGADPSCVDNFKCSPLMYSILCSKYNVAECLINAGSDLNLKCEGTTPLHVAASHGDIFSTILLVRHGADVNATDGNGFTPLHCVSGTKETVVKLQEILRENSEIQDKIYISYNGEDCAKELLQNGANVNQKEIMGCTPLHAACKMKHSNLIKIFLENGADINALNNMKQSPLHSCLAVGNIEDAELLLESGADLNITDVFGKTPLMCAMDWIHSEGIINLAILEQLVKLGANLDSPDQKTWTLLHRASNEGNTEVVKFLLKNGADTESKNFRGFTLLFLACAGNHKEIVALLLEKKCQTNVCNAEGVSPLLLAILKSDEDIIKLLLAAGSEITTQDDDGLTLLHKTCALGMYNKSKIFLEAGVKIDQVDNQGRTALHYAVYSQNLDLVQLLVNSGANVNDKDDQGVTALFYASSNGSNLTVAHQHISVMTYLIDNDADVNHKSGDNRTALFNSCHYGNYDTARYLIEKGAEINTTEESERLTPLHIAALMGHVEIVKLLLVFNADITIKNIAGDTAIVSVVANNNLEIAKLFAEEFTDNTTGNNNGITVENELDSEWQKAFFYAAQRGFLDILKFLHESNLAQINGKNPNKSSTALHYACYGGNYDVVHYLIEVGADVNAQTDDNSVPLYCASRCGHLDIVKFLVESKAELDLANSHGTTGLYSAAASGFLEIVQVLYENGAKIHVVDGDGDTPLHDAASNGHFLVVQYLVSKDADVNHKNKNGKTPLDLAVDEGHEEIAEFLRTKV, encoded by the exons ATGAACGAA GAATTTACGCCTCGCTATGAAGCCACCGATTTCGGAAAAGACTACGAATACCTGATTCCAGCCTATTACTCCCTCGTTTTCAGCCTAAATGACGAAATAGTGGACTTTAAAATGTCTACCAACAACAAAGACATGGGAGATTTTGACGACGTGGTCATGGAAATTGAACTAAAAAATGGCGAACAACATGTCTTCGCGTTGCAACTGAAACATATTGTGAGACCAATCGCACAGATCCACTTAGTTACCAACAACAAGAAGTTCAGTCTGAAGAAGTATAGTAAAGAATTTAAAGAGGTGAAGACTAATTACAACAAATCTAGCTCCTACAATGCCCCTTTCCAAAATTTCCATTTCATTTTATTCAGCAATTCGGTTTTAGAGAAACATGAAGAAATCGGGGAAAACTGGATGAGACTGGAACCAATTGCTGATGGCAATAAAGTCAATTCTGATCTACTGATAAGACAGTTTGACGATTACTtcgaaaagaaatttttaaatcttggAGAAACTGACAACGGCATTAATTTCAAACTAAAATGTGTTCAAAATGACTCTCCAGATAAAGAATTTTTCCAACAGTTTTcgttttacactagacagaaACACGCCAAAGAGCTTGAGGCTCTGATTGCCGACACGATTCTGAAGACATTTAAATATTGCAGTACAAGTGTAGTTATCAATTACCTGAAATATTTTGATCAGTGGTGCAGAAGAGAGTACGGTTGTCTAAAACTCAATAAAACGGATGTAAGAATGAAGCTTGCGGAACTACTCTTGACTCCCCACATTCAATTTCCGAATTTGGAAGAATTGACAACTGTCCCAGAAGAACAGAGTTCATTGGTGCTCGAATTATTTGGCATTTTTGACATGATTCCATTCGAAAAACCGCCTGACATAGTGCTAAATAAAATCTGGACCATTATACTAGAACATTGTAGAACTATATATCTTTGCTATAAATCTACAATATTTTTCGATCTCAATCGTGATCtgttaaagaaaaatgtcGAACTTCCTCTTTCTGCTTTTAGTGAAAAGTTCGATCAAATTGCCTTGAAAAGATTTTATGTAATGTTATGGCACATTGGTCTTGTTCCActaattgtgaaaattgtcaagGACACTCCTGAACATGAACATATTTTGCAAGCagtaaaattatgtaaaaataaattaaacaccaaaaagtttattttaatagataaCTACAACTTTGAAGGTATTAATGACTGGAAGATTTTCAGAAATTTGACGGATTTAACAAGTTTTACTAATATTTACGATTTTATAATTGAGCAATTGTCAATTTCGCTTCAAGGAAGAGAAAGcatttttttgaatcaatttgtaaaaatagaCAAACGGTTGTCGGAAAGCATCACAATGGAAGAAATTATTCTCATGTTGGATGGCAATTTTGTGGTAGGATCCGATGGTAAGAAGAATTTTCCGAAATACTACACTACTAGGCAAGTACCGAAAGTTTTATTGAGCACGAAAATATTTGAGGAAGTTGACGATCTCTTTGTAGTCAGTTATTCTGAAACTACCGAAAATGTAGACACACAATTCAACATCAACGTTATTGACGTCAACAAATATCTTTTCTtgaaacaaaacgaaaatgtttccaactaTAACccgaaacaatttaaaatgtcttatttgcaaaaaattcaacagAACAATGAAGACATTAACgataagtttttaattttggctCGAGGTGGTTGCACTGAAGAACAATTCGAGAAGATATCCTCCAGAAACCCTTTGAAGAATTGTCACTACGTCCGCTTTCTAGACAAGGAGAAAGTTGAATGGATAGAAAGTAGAGGCGGGATCCAGAAAATACAAAAGTATCGACTGGACAGTGAAGAATTCAAATCAGACGATTTTGTTAAAGATGTAGATGTGTTAACTCATTTCAGTAATAAAATCAATCTTATTTGTTCCGAACCAGGAATGGGCAAATCTGTGATGATGCAATTCTTGAAGATGCAATATTCTTCTGAATTTTGGGTCCTCAGTATCAATCTTGGAGAACACAGTGAATTCTTtaaacagaaacacaacgttaaagaaattttagaacattttttgcaaatcgAAAGTGTCAACTCTTTCGTAAGAAAAACTgccgaaatttatttttcaaagaaacaAATCATATTCTTGTGGGATGGATTCGACGAACTACCCGGAGTTTGTGCCGATTCAGTCATAGATTCTGTTAAAAATTTAGCATCTGAAGGATATTCACAATGGTTATCAGCTAGATCTGATTTAAGAGGAAATCTTGAATCTGCCTTCACCACATTGAATTTATCTTTAACACAGTTCAGTCAGCAAGACCAGCGGTACTATATCTTGAAACATCTAGAAGAGAAATACGACCCCATTAAATCAATACATATTGCTACAAAAATGAGTGAAAATATTTCTGCGTATTTAAATTGTGGATACTTCGACTACACAGGCATTCCCCTGCTGATACACATGTTTGTCGAAATTTATCTGCGCACACCTGAAGATCAAATGAACGATGTCCTCATCATTACTTTAACCGACATGTACGACGCGTTTATTCGTACTAGATTTAACATCTTGTTCGAAAGAGCAGAAACCGATCCCGAAAATTATTACATGCGACAAATCCAGGAACAATATTTAGATTCTCAGTTGCCCTTGTACGAAATCGCCGCCGTGAAGGCTTCCTTTGAGGAAGAACTGTTTCAAAGTCTCAACCTGAACTGCGACGAACTAATGAACGAAGTGGAAGAAACCGAAGACAGTTTAGGTTTAATCGTCAGGATCAACGATTACGGAATACCAGTTTTTACTCACAAAACTTATGAAGAATTTTTAACGGCGTCCTggatatcaaaaaattacaaagacCATCTGAACTTACTCGTTGTCTTGTTTCAAGAAAACCATCGCAACATCCGATTTATGTTTGACATGATCCTTGCAAAGGACAGTTCCGTTCATCTTGCAATTTTGTATAGAAACTTGGAAACATTGAAACTACATGAGGATCAGATTAAAAACTGTCGAGACAATGCAGGCCGCAGTGCTTTACATCTGGCTTGCAGCTGGGGGTCTACATATCCTCCAGTCAGTGTCATCGAAAACAATGTCCAAGAAGTCAGCAAGATTTCGGAAAAGGTAATAGTGTGCATAAATTCTCCTATTACAATTTACGGCCAAGAAACATCTTGTTTTcaaattatcaattttttgttagatCATAACTGTGAAGTTATGGAACAGGATTTGTTATTAGGATGGAATGCTTTTCACTACGCTGATCGAGCCCTTTTTGTTGGTgcaatcaatttattattgaaaaaagttCTAATCGATAGAGAGTTTTTACTGAACTATAATCACATTCCCACACTGTTACACTATGCCACATTTTTGTGCTACGATGAACTCTTTCAACTCGTAGACGAAATACCTTACATGGAATACGAATTagaatgtaaaaaaatcaatttgttgCAAATCGCTGCACaatcaaataatttacatGCTGTGTGCAGAATTCTTAAATGCACGGTTTACAAGAATGGACTCAAGACAGAGTGTGAAGTTGCCTCCAGCACTCTCAATTCCGCTATTTGTCACGGAAATAAGGAAATTCTTAGCGTTCTGCTAGAAAATGGTGCTGAAGTCAACGGTCACGAGAACCCGCCATTAGTGGAGGCTGTTATTGAAGACCAAATggagtgttttaaaaaattacttaacgTAGGAGCAAACGTTGACGAATTTTCAGATAAAGGATTTTCAGCCCTGATTGCCTCAGCAAGATACAACAGAAAAGAATTTATGAAATTGTTGCTCAAAAAAGGCGCCAATATTAATCTTACAAAGATGGAACTTACAGTTGTAGGTTTTGCTGTTAAGCACTGTCCAGAAATGATTCCGTTTCTTTTGGAGCACAATCCTGATCTAAACTTCCAAAGTGAAACTCTCGGATATACATCTTTACATGTGGCAAGCGAACTAGGCAGTCCTGATATAATAAAGTATTTGCTAAAGCATGGTGCTGACACAAGAATCAAATCAAAGCAGTTACAGACACCTCTCCATATAGCTTTAGCAAAGGGAAACAGAGAAAACGCTCTGGTACTTATGGAAGCAGATCCAAGTGTTGTTGACGAGTGTTGTAAACTCCACCAAGGCTATCTATGCAGTCCAATGTCGTTAGCAGCGAAATCAAATTTTCCCGAGATAATTCAGATTTTATGCAAACTTGGTGCCGATGTGAACAGCGCTCAATGCCAGTTAGCTCCTTTACATTGTGCTTCTTATTACGGTGTTGACGCTTGTGTACTTGCACTGATTGAAGCCGGAGCTTCAGTTAACAGACTTGACGCAAATGGATCGTCATCACTACATTGGTCCGTGAAGAAACCAGCAACGCTCAGACTTCTTCTCCGTAACTCTGCCGATGTTAATGCTAAAAGCAAAACTGGCGTAACAACTCTACACCTCGCAGCGAATAATGGAAATATTGAATCCGCTCAAGAACTAGTCAAAAACGGTGCGAACCTCAATGcaaaagataataaaaatcgtGCACCTCtatattattgtattcaaaaCGGTCATTACAAGGTGGCAAAGTTTTTGTTGGACAATGGTTCTACTATTGAGGACGGTGCAGAATTGTTGTGTCGGGCAGCAAGTTCAGATTTTCCAGATGGTATATCTCTTCTTCTTGAAAGAGGTGTAAACGTTAATGCTAAAGAGGCTAAAGACGGAAAAACATCTTTACATTGTGCTTCGATTGAAGGAAGCAATAAATGTGTAAAAGTTTTGTTGGATGCAGGAGCTGATCCCAGCTGTGTCGACAACTTTAAGTGCTCTCCTCTGATGTACTCAATATTGTGTAGCAAATACAATGTTGCAGAATGCCTTATTAACGCCGGATCTGATTTGAACCTTAAATGCGAAGGCACAACTCCACTACACGTCGCTGCGAGTCATGGTGACATATTTAGTACGATTCTTTTAGTTAGGCATGGAGCTGATGTTAATGCAACAGATGGAAATGGATTCACACCACTTCATTGTGTGTCTGGAACTAAGGAAACCGTTGTGAAATTGCAAGAAATTCTCAGAGAAAATTCAGAAATTCAGgacaaaatttacattagctATAATGGCGAGGACTGTGCTAAGGAATTACTTCAAAATGGTGCTAACGTGAATCAGAAAGAAATAATGGGTTGTACACCATTACACGCGGCTTGTAAGATGAAACACAgtaatctgataaaaatatttttggagaATGGAGCTGATATCAATGCTTTGAACAATATGAAGCAGTCACCTTTGCATAGTTGTCTTGCAGTTGGCAACATTGAAGATGCAGAACTTCTTTTAGAGAGTGGTGCTGACTTGAACATTACCGATGTATTCGGAAAAACTCCATTGATGTGTGCTATGGACTGGATACATTCAGAAGGAATTATAAACTTGGCTATTTTGGAGCAACTGGTTAAATTGGGAGCGAATCTTGATTCCCCAGACCAGAAAACTTGGACGCTATTGCATAGAGCTAGCAACGAGGGTAATACTGAAGTGGTGAAATTCTTGTTGAAGAATGGAGCTGACacagaaagtaaaaattttcgagGTTTCACTCTACTCTTTTTAGCTTGTGCCGGTAATCACAAAGAAATTGTTGCTttgcttttggaaaaaaaatgtcaaacaaatgtGTGTAATGCGGAAGGAGTTTCACCACTTCTCTTAGCCATTTTGAAGAGTGACGAAGACATCATCAAGTTACTACTCGCCGCCGGTAGTGAAATAACCACTCAAGATGATGATGGATTGACCCTTCTGCATAAAACCTGTGCTTTGGGAATGTACAATAAAAGCAAGATTTTTCTCGAAGCTGGAGTTAAAATCGATCAAGTGGATAATCaag gTCGTACTGCACTGCATTATGCCGTCTATTcacaaaatttagatttagtTCAACTATTGGTCAATTCTGGAGCCAACGTTAATGACAAAGATGATCAAGGAGTAACTGCTCTCTTCTATGCCAGCTCCAATGGTAGCAATTTAACAGTGGCACATCAGCACATCTCCGTCATGACATATTTGATCGACAACGATGCAGATGTCAACCACAAGAGTGGAGATAATCGTACTGCTCTTTTTAATAGTTGCCATTACGGTAATTACGATACTGCCCGCTACCTTATCGAAAAGGGTGCCGAAATCAATACTACTGAAGAATCTGAACGCTTAACACCGTTGCATATTGCTGCACTAATGGGTCATGTGGAAATTGTTAAACTTCTCTTAGTGTTTAATGCTGATataactataaaaaatattgctggTGATACTGCAATAGTTAGTGTTGTGGCGAATAACAATTTAGAAATCGCCAAGTTGTTTGCTGAAGAATTTACCGACAATACGACAGGAAATAACAACGGAATCACTGTCGAAA ACGAACTGGACAGTGAATGGCAGAAAGCTTTCTTTTATGCAGCTCAACGCGGTTTCCTGgatatattaaaatttctgcacgaAAGCAATTTAGCCCAAATCAATGGTAAAAACCCAAACAAATCTTCTACCGCCTTACATTATGCTTGCTATGGCGGAAACTACGACGTCGTCCATTATTTGATAGAAGTTGGAGCCGATGTCAATGCACAAACAGATGACAATTCGGTACCTCTATATTGTGCTTCACGCTGTGGTCATCTAgacattgtcaaatttttGGTCGAGTCTAAGGCCGAATTAGACCTTGCCAATTCTCATGGAACTACAGGATTGTACTCTGCTGCTGCGTCTGGATTTTTAGAAATTGTTCAAGTTCTGTACGAAAATGGTGCCAAAATTCACGTTGTTGATGGAGATGGTGATACTCCTTTACACGATGCTGCTTCTAACGGGCATTTTTTGGTTGTCCAGTACTTAGTTTCGAAAGATGCCGATGTAAATCACAAAAATAAGAATGGTAAAACTCCTTTAGATTTGGCCGTTGATGAAGGACACGAAGAAATAGCAGAATTTTTAAGAACAAAAGTATAA